From Xiphophorus hellerii strain 12219 chromosome 6, Xiphophorus_hellerii-4.1, whole genome shotgun sequence, the proteins below share one genomic window:
- the atg9b gene encoding autophagy-related protein 9B — MANFEAYQEYQRIEDYEEDSPPGEEDLLVHVPESLKDSWHHIKNLDNFFTRIYHYHQKNGFACMMLSEFFELIQFLFVVTFTTFLVNCVEYDVLFANRAVNHTGQGQNPYERNKVTLPDAIIPSQQCTQRIQDNSWIIFLLIMAATFWIYRLIKVFCNILSYWEIRQFYIKALKIKMDELCNFTWQEVQDRLISLQREQQMCIHKKELTELDIYHRILRFKNYMVAMINKSLLPVHLQLPLLGNVVFLTQGLKYNFELILFWGPGSLFQNKWNLHPKYKRSGNRLELAQKLSRVILLIGLANLLLCPFILVWQVLYAFFSYTEVIRREPGSLGARRWSLYGRLYLRHFNELNHELHGRLGRGYKPTSKYMNSFTSPLLAVLAKNVAFFSGSVLAVLIALTVYDEDVLTVQHILTAITVLGVVITITRSFIPDEHMVWCPEQLLQCVLAHIHYMPDHWRGNANKSETRDEVAQLFQYKAVFILEELLSPIVTPFILIFLLRNKSLEIIDFFRNFTVEVVGVGDICSFAQMDIRRHGNPTWMSDGQTEASVYQQAENGKTELSLMHFTLKNPRWQPPQESSLFISHLKEKVQHDAQGGPSTQLLLSEAPLCTSLHSNESGTGPESLVASVLAHPILTASGLQGRDHRFVPPSSAASAAASVLASLSTSHHAHPSRSRPHVLLPSSVYPEATMYRSDRTVINSMSNSDSRIRSNALHSEFASAEMSLHAIYMHELHQQTSHPQRTSGHWQSSVPMRDLHTNTGFHAHSSHSSNISMPAPAQLGGWKEEEEEDEDDQEINSGSSPKKATPRSS; from the exons ATGGCTAACTTTGAAGCATACCAGGAGTATCAGAGAATTGAGGACTACGAGGAGGACTCTCCACCAGGAGAAGAAGACTTATTGGTCCATGTCCCCGAAAGTCTAAAAG actcaTGGCACCATATCAAGAACTTGGATAATTTCTTTACAAGA ATTTATCACTATCATCAAAAAAATGGCTTTGCCTGTATGATGTTGTCAGAATTCTTTGAACTCAT tcagtttctgtttgttgtCACATTCACTACATTCCTTGTCAACTGTGTGGAGTATGATGTCCTCTTTGCCAATCGAGCAGTGAACCACACCGGGCAAGGCCAGAACCCTtatgaaagaaacaaagtgaCACTTCCGGATGCCATTATACCAAGCCAGCAGTGCACACAGAG gatACAAGACAACAGCTGGATCATATTCCTTCTGATAATGGCTGCCACCTTCTGGATCTACCGACTTATCAAAGTCTTCTGCAACATTTTGAGCTACTGGGAGATCAGGCAGTTTTACATCAAAGCACTGAAGATTAAAATG GATGAACTATGCAACTTTACGTGGCAGGAAGTCCAGGATCGGCTCATCAGTTTGCAGAGGGAACAGCAAATGTGCATTCACAAGAAAGAGCTGACAGAACTTGACATATATCACCGCATCCTGCGTTTCAAGAACTACATGGTGGCCATGATAAACAAATCGCTGCTGCCAGTTCATCTGCAGCTCCCCCTGCTGGGCAATGTGGTCTTCTTAACCCAAGGCCTCAAGTACAACTTTGAGCTCATCCTTTTCTGGGGTCCCGGCTCTCTGTTTCAGAACAAATGGAACCTGCACCCTAAGTACAAGCGCAGTGGAAATCGCCTTGAGCTGGCTCAAAAGCTGAGCAGAGTGATCCTGCTGATAGGCTTGGCCAATTTGCTGCTGTGTCCTTTCATCCTGGTGTGGCAGGTGCTTTACGCTTTCTTCAGTTATACTGAAGTGATCCGCAGGGAGCCTGGAAGTTTGGGCGCACGCCGCTGGTCCCTCTACGGCCGTTTATACCTGCGGCACTTCAACGAGCTGAACCACGAGCTGCATGGACGATTGGGTCGTGGCTACAAACCCACTTCAAAATACATGAACTCCTTCACGTCGCCGCTCCTGGCTGTTCTCGCCAAGAATGTTGCTTTTTTCTCAGGGTCGGTGCTGGCTGTTCTCATTGCACTGACTGTCTATGATGAGGACGTTCTTACAGTGCAGCACATTCTGACCGCTATCACTGTGCTGGGTGTAGTTATCACTATAACCAG GTCTTTCATCCCGGATGAACATATGGTTTGGTGTCCGGAGCAGCTTCTGCAGTGCGTGTTGGCTCATATCCACTACATGCCAGATCACTGGAGGGGGAACGCAAACAAGAGCGAGACCCGTGACGAGGTGGCACAGCTGTTCCAATACAAAGCG GTATTCATTTTGGAGGAACTTCTAAGCCCTATTGTTACTCCCTTCATTCTCATATTCCTCCTGAGAAACAAATCCCTAGAAATCATCGACTTCTTTAGGAACTTCACTGTGGAAGTCGTTGGAGTTGGGGATATCTGCTCCTTTGCTCAGATGGATATTAGGCGGCATGGAAACCCAACA TGGATGTCAGATGGCCAGACGGAGGCTTCTGTATATCAACAGGCTGAGAACGGCAAGACTGAGTTGTCCCTCATGCATTTCACCTTAAAGAACCCCCGCTGGCAGCCGCCTCAGGAGAGCTCGCTGTTCATCAGCCACTTAAAGGAGAAGGTGCAGCATGATGCACAGGGTGGGCCTTCAACACAGTTGTTGCTCTCAGAGGCCCCTCTGTGCACCTCGCTGCACTCCAACGAGTCTGGCACCGGG CCTGAAAGTCTTGTAGCCAGCGTCCTGGCCCACCCCATCCTCACTGCATCCGGACTACAAGGGCGAGACCATCGTTTCGTCCCGCCCAGCTCTGCTGCATCTGCCGCAGCCAGTGTCCTGGCCTCTTTGTCCACCTCTCATCATGCACATCCAAGCCGAAGCCGACCCCATGTCCTTTTGCCCTCCTCCGTTTACCCTGAGGCCACCATGTACCGCAGTGACCGCACCGTCATTAACAG CATGTCTAACAGCGACTCTCGCATCCGGAGCAATGCACTGCACTCAGAGTTTGCCTCAGCAGAGATGAGCCTTCATGCCATTTATATGCATGAG CTCCATCAGCAGACCTCCCATCCACAGAGGACCTCAGGACACTGGCAGAGTTCAGTGCCAATGAGAGAtcttcacacaaacacag gttttcatgCTCATAGCTCTCATAGTTCCAACATTTCCATGCCAGCCCCTGCTCAACTTGGTGGCtggaaagaggaagaagaagaggatgaagatgatCAGGAGATTAACAGTGGATCTTCTCCAAAAAAGGCCACACCACGCAGTTCATAA